The Mytilus edulis chromosome 12, xbMytEdul2.2, whole genome shotgun sequence genome contains a region encoding:
- the LOC139497633 gene encoding uncharacterized protein, which translates to MADALTNSVIRKAQVIQTCQLCKSPSLKWKCLDCEIFMCDKCKVNVHAIVKTVISHTILDINDAKFSGSSNQLTVDLGHIPCKEHGKQFCCVHCVTCEKLVCPKCLTSSHKGHDVADMETTYDERLQYLRNHGSVNINPRAMTFLFGSLQELKLSCQSKDVLKLVSTFDTECPFFNRHIMHGEASIWVSLSGFKKHLRLYEIEIDSTLSLKYEYKNKAVYDFAMSSAGSLLFTRYADTRLFSLKDINVGNEMKVLYDFEPLQPRAVYAKDGCIIVSTKDNGFSFPLYNHSKRQVVVLDNNGKERLQIETDSQNKRMFSLVYRIAVNSENDIIVVDGLSVSTGRIVCLRNETLKWTYDGNPKINNEQNFFNPLDIATTSAGNIIVADEKNNALHVLSNAGVVLMCCKTNDINITFPISLDIDSKGRLLVGCRRDSKIYVLELTGC; encoded by the coding sequence ATGGCCGATGCCCTGACTAACAGTGTTATACGTAAAGCACAAGTTATACAAACTTGTCAGTTATGCAAGAGTCCTTCGTTGAAATGGAAATGCCTTGATTGTGAAATATTTATGTGCGACAAATGCAAAGTAAATGTTCATGCAATAGTGAAAACAGTCATAAGTCACACAATTTTAGATATTAACGATGCAAAGTTTTCCGGTTCTTCAAATCAGCTAACCGTAGATTTAGGACACATTCCATGCAAGGAACACGGAAAGCAATTCTGCTGTGTTCATTGTGTGACATGCGAGAAACTTGTCTGTCCAAAATGTTTGACAAGCTCTCACAAGGGACATGATGTAGCGGACATGGAAACTACATATGACGAACGCCTTCAATATTTGCGCAATCATGGATCCGTTAATATAAACCCTAGAGCCATGACATTTTTATTTGGATCTCTACAAGAATTGAAGCTTTCATGTCAGTCAAAAGATGTGCTAAAACTCGTAAGTACATTCGACACCGAATGTCCTTTCTTCAACAGACATATTATGCATGGAGAAGCTTCTATTTGGGTAAGTTTAAGTGGTTTTAAAAAGCATTTGCGGTTATATGAAATCGAAATAGATTCAACACTGTCTTTGaaatatgaatacaaaaataaagcaGTGTATGACTTTGCAATGTCGTCAGCTGGAAGCTTGCTATTTACAAGGTATGCTGATACTCGACTGTTTTCCTTAAAGGACATTAACGTTGGCAATGAAATGAAGGTTTTATACGATTTCGAACCCCTACAACCACGAGCTGTATATGCAAAAGATGGTTGCATAATCGTCAGTACGAAAGATAATGGCTTCTCCTTTCCTCTGTACAACCATAGTAAACGTCAGGTCGTTGTACTTGATAACAACGGAAAGGAGCGTCTACAAATAGAGACAGACAGTCAGAATAAACGGATGTTTTCGCTTGTTTATAGAATTGCAGTCAATAGTGAAAATGATATAATAGTTGTAGATGGATTGTCAGTTTCTACAGGCAGAATTGTATGTTTAAGAAATGAGACTCTAAAATGGACATACGATGGCAATCCAAaaattaacaatgaacaaaactttTTTAACCCGTTGGACATAGCTACAACATCAGCAGGGAATATCATTGTGGCGGATGAAAAGAATAATGCTCTTCATGTGTTATCAAACGCAGGCGTGGTTCTCATGTGTTGCAAGACAAACGATATTAACATTACCTTTCCTATTAGCTTAGATATTGATTCAAAAGGAAGACTGTTGGTCGGTTGTAGACGAGATTCGAAAATCTATGTTTTAGAACTGACAGGATGTTAA